The following are encoded in a window of Qipengyuania soli genomic DNA:
- a CDS encoding DUF2256 domain-containing protein translates to MAKMRRKGDLPTKTCATCGLEFAWRKKWAKDWDEVKYCSERCRRNKGVPA, encoded by the coding sequence ATGGCGAAAATGCGCCGCAAGGGGGACCTGCCGACCAAGACCTGCGCCACCTGCGGCCTCGAGTTCGCCTGGCGCAAGAAGTGGGCGAAGGACTGGGACGAGGTGAAATACTGCTCCGAACGGTGCCGGCGGAACAAGGGCGTACCTGCGTGA
- a CDS encoding nuclear transport factor 2 family protein: protein MLFGGFFGGLTGKRKRTQTVHRLAAALNTLDYDIVRSLVTPDIKIRDAANRSIEGADAFIAADRRFREDTHRPQVRFDQITEHDDWLLVSGKLESALPELDGPVLLRIRFEGSQIAEIEITRAEPQLSVTKYDRMIRR, encoded by the coding sequence ATGCTGTTTGGCGGATTCTTCGGGGGCCTGACGGGCAAGCGCAAGCGCACGCAGACCGTGCATCGCTTGGCTGCGGCGCTGAACACGCTCGACTATGACATCGTGCGTTCGCTGGTGACGCCCGACATCAAGATCCGTGATGCAGCGAACCGAAGTATCGAAGGGGCCGATGCCTTCATCGCTGCCGACCGACGCTTCCGCGAGGATACTCACAGACCCCAGGTTCGTTTCGACCAGATTACCGAGCATGACGACTGGTTGCTCGTGTCCGGCAAGTTGGAAAGCGCGCTTCCCGAACTCGATGGACCGGTGCTACTGCGCATACGATTCGAAGGGTCGCAAATTGCCGAAATCGAGATCACCCGGGCCGAACCACAGCTGAGCGTGACCAAGTACGACCGGATGATTCGTCGCTAG
- the purN gene encoding phosphoribosylglycinamide formyltransferase yields MPEKAKVAVFISGKGTNMAALLYASRLPGSPYEIVLVASNNPAAEGLALARSEGVEIFALAHKGMTREDHDAAMEAAAKKAGAQVIALAGYMRILSPGFVKRWSGRMLNIHPSLLPKYPGLDTHARAIAAGDSHAGATVHLVTEELDSGETLGQIAVAIQANEGLDSLAERVRIAEHQLYPRVLADFVSRESDPQWLLQRVTELALALPETHERTSHGSPGFRVGSEKTGKFFAYFADQHHGTPHISLLVKCDSMDELEGLVEAQPHAYHKPAYYGASGWIGIILNRQGVDWDNVADWLQRSWRQVAPSRLTGLLDAADAF; encoded by the coding sequence ATGCCTGAGAAGGCGAAGGTTGCCGTCTTCATCTCGGGCAAGGGCACCAATATGGCCGCCCTGCTCTATGCCAGTCGCCTGCCCGGCAGCCCGTATGAAATCGTCCTCGTCGCCTCCAACAATCCGGCGGCCGAAGGTCTGGCGCTCGCCAGGTCGGAAGGCGTCGAAATCTTCGCTCTCGCCCATAAGGGCATGACCCGCGAAGACCATGATGCCGCGATGGAGGCAGCAGCCAAGAAGGCCGGCGCACAGGTCATCGCGCTCGCCGGCTACATGCGCATTCTCAGCCCCGGTTTCGTCAAGCGGTGGAGCGGCCGGATGCTCAACATCCACCCCTCGCTCCTGCCGAAATATCCGGGGCTCGACACCCATGCGAGGGCGATTGCCGCGGGCGACAGCCATGCCGGGGCGACGGTCCACCTCGTCACCGAGGAACTCGATTCTGGCGAAACGCTGGGCCAGATCGCAGTCGCGATACAAGCGAATGAAGGTCTTGATTCACTCGCCGAACGCGTGCGGATCGCCGAACACCAGCTTTACCCGCGCGTTCTGGCCGATTTCGTGTCGCGCGAAAGCGATCCGCAATGGCTGCTGCAGCGGGTCACCGAACTTGCCCTCGCCCTGCCCGAAACGCATGAGCGGACCAGCCATGGCTCGCCCGGTTTCCGTGTCGGGAGCGAGAAGACCGGAAAGTTCTTCGCCTATTTCGCCGACCAGCATCACGGCACGCCGCATATCTCGCTGCTGGTGAAGTGCGACAGCATGGACGAGCTCGAAGGCCTCGTCGAAGCGCAGCCCCATGCCTATCACAAGCCCGCCTACTACGGCGCGAGCGGGTGGATCGGGATCATCCTCAACCGGCAGGGCGTCGATTGGGACAATGTCGCCGACTGGCTGCAGCGAAGCTGGCGACAAGTCGCGCCTTCCCGCCTCACCGGGCTTCTCGATGCGGCCGATGCGTTCTAG
- the epsC gene encoding serine O-acetyltransferase EpsC gives MLERLVAYLDSVKARDPAPRSRWEILTYPGVWALGYHRIAHWLFEAELFFLARLVNHFSRMLTAIDIHPGAKIGKNFFIDHGFSVIGETAEIGDNVTIYQCVTLGGTNPTNGKGGKRHPTIEDDVIIGSGAQVIGPITVHRRARIGANAVVLDEVPEGATMISLKARSTLVPAEEWVKEFLPYGTPCDDPCESAKELGRDCVDKLESEIKALRAEIAELRAEREPVMRSGTDD, from the coding sequence ATGTTGGAACGGCTTGTCGCCTATCTCGACAGCGTCAAGGCACGCGATCCGGCGCCTCGTTCGCGCTGGGAAATCCTGACATATCCGGGCGTCTGGGCCTTGGGCTATCACCGCATCGCGCACTGGCTGTTCGAGGCGGAACTGTTCTTCCTTGCCCGCCTGGTGAACCACTTCAGTCGCATGCTGACCGCGATCGACATCCACCCGGGTGCGAAGATCGGGAAGAACTTCTTCATCGACCACGGCTTCTCCGTGATCGGCGAGACGGCCGAGATCGGCGACAATGTCACGATCTATCAGTGCGTCACCCTGGGCGGCACCAACCCGACCAACGGCAAGGGCGGCAAGCGCCACCCCACGATCGAGGACGATGTCATCATCGGTTCTGGCGCGCAGGTCATCGGACCCATTACCGTGCACCGCCGCGCGCGCATCGGGGCCAACGCGGTCGTCCTCGACGAGGTGCCCGAAGGCGCGACCATGATCAGCCTCAAGGCCCGCAGCACGCTCGTGCCGGCAGAGGAATGGGTGAAGGAATTCCTTCCCTACGGTACACCGTGCGACGATCCGTGCGAAAGTGCCAAGGAGCTGGGACGCGACTGCGTCGACAAGCTCGAAAGCGAGATCAAGGCCCTGCGCGCGGAGATTGCCGAACTCAGGGCAGAGCGTGAACCTGTGATGCGGAGCGGGACTGACGATTGA
- the purM gene encoding phosphoribosylformylglycinamidine cyclo-ligase — MSDEPRNNTPSYTYEQAGVSIEAGNALVKAIGPLVKATMRPGADGEIGGFGGFFDPKAAGYKDPLLVAGNDGVGTKLKLAIDTGRHDTVGIDLVAMCVNDLIVQGAEPLFFLDYFATGKLENGIAERVIAGIAEGCRMAGCALIGGETAEMPGMYAAGDYDLAGFCVGAVERGEQLTGARVAPGHILLGLASSGVHSNGYSLVRRLAADKGWKLDRPALFDQDRLLVDALIEPTKIYVKSLLPVVRDGLVDALAHITGGGLLENIPRVLPQGAHAEVDADQWDQPGLMAFLQAQGNIEPAEMARTFNCGVGMVLAVDPANAEVVRSRLEDAGETVLAVGRIVEGAKGCTVRGSTGTWSAREDWSATHNA, encoded by the coding sequence ATGAGCGACGAACCCCGCAACAATACGCCCTCCTACACCTACGAGCAGGCGGGTGTCTCGATCGAGGCAGGCAATGCACTGGTCAAGGCGATCGGCCCGCTGGTCAAGGCGACCATGCGCCCCGGTGCGGATGGCGAGATCGGCGGCTTCGGCGGCTTTTTCGATCCGAAGGCTGCGGGCTACAAGGATCCGCTGCTGGTCGCGGGCAACGACGGCGTGGGCACCAAGCTCAAGCTCGCCATCGACACCGGGCGCCACGACACGGTCGGGATCGACCTCGTCGCCATGTGCGTCAACGACCTCATCGTGCAGGGCGCGGAGCCGTTGTTCTTCCTCGACTATTTCGCCACCGGCAAGCTCGAGAACGGTATTGCCGAACGCGTGATCGCGGGCATTGCCGAGGGCTGCAGGATGGCCGGATGTGCGCTTATCGGCGGCGAGACGGCAGAAATGCCGGGCATGTATGCTGCCGGCGATTACGACCTTGCCGGCTTCTGTGTCGGCGCAGTCGAACGCGGCGAGCAGTTGACGGGTGCGCGCGTGGCCCCGGGGCACATCCTTCTCGGCCTTGCGAGCTCCGGGGTCCACTCCAACGGTTATTCGCTGGTCCGCAGGCTGGCCGCGGACAAGGGCTGGAAGCTCGACCGCCCCGCCCTGTTCGACCAGGACCGCCTGCTGGTCGATGCGCTGATCGAGCCGACGAAGATCTACGTAAAGAGCTTGCTCCCGGTCGTTCGCGACGGGCTGGTCGATGCGCTCGCTCACATTACCGGCGGTGGCCTGCTGGAGAATATCCCGCGCGTGCTGCCCCAGGGCGCGCATGCGGAGGTCGATGCCGACCAGTGGGACCAGCCGGGACTGATGGCCTTCCTGCAGGCGCAGGGTAATATCGAGCCGGCCGAGATGGCGCGGACCTTCAACTGCGGCGTCGGCATGGTGTTGGCGGTCGATCCGGCCAATGCGGAAGTGGTCCGCAGCCGGCTGGAGGACGCGGGCGAAACCGTCCTTGCGGTGGGCCGGATCGTCGAGGGCGCGAAGGGCTGCACCGTGCGCGGATCGACTGGTACCTGGTCCGCGCGCGAGGACTGGTCGGCGACCCATAATGCCTGA
- a CDS encoding DNA polymerase III subunit chi, which translates to MRVDFYQLSRDPVDLTVAKLARKALQAGERLVVVSSDSSQREAVSKALWEQGGSAFLAHGNAGEPHEARQPILLSDSCVAPNEARMAIIADGTWREEASGFARVMLLFDPQGRDAAAQLWRRFAADEAVDNRIFKQDTNGSWREGA; encoded by the coding sequence GTGAGGGTCGACTTCTACCAGCTCAGCCGCGATCCGGTGGATCTGACCGTGGCCAAGCTTGCCCGCAAGGCCTTGCAGGCGGGCGAACGGCTGGTGGTCGTGAGCAGCGACAGTTCTCAGCGCGAGGCTGTTTCCAAGGCGCTGTGGGAGCAGGGTGGTTCCGCCTTCCTTGCCCATGGCAATGCCGGCGAGCCGCACGAGGCACGCCAGCCGATCCTGCTATCCGATAGCTGTGTCGCACCCAACGAAGCGCGCATGGCGATCATCGCCGACGGCACCTGGCGCGAGGAAGCTTCGGGTTTTGCGCGGGTCATGTTGCTGTTCGATCCGCAGGGACGCGATGCTGCTGCGCAATTGTGGCGCCGCTTTGCCGCGGACGAGGCGGTCGACAACCGAATATTCAAGCAGGATACCAACGGTTCTTGGCGCGAAGGCGCCTAA
- the mddA gene encoding methanethiol S-methyltransferase: MGRYLIMAMAIAIYFAFFGTFLYLIGFVGGFEFMPTHVNKGIAASPATAALVDLALIALFGIQHSVMARPGFKAGWTRIIPAPLERSLYCLATVVVLVLIFAFWHPIAGTVWSITNETGRMIMFALFFLGWGVLFISTWLLNHFELFGLQQAWQNMMGTHASPPRMRTPLFYKMVRHPLYTGFFIAFWATPDMTFGHLLFAVAMTIYILIGIAHEERDLVDVFGEDYIAYRRTVGAFIPGIGKKA; encoded by the coding sequence ATGGGACGGTACCTGATCATGGCGATGGCGATCGCCATCTATTTCGCATTCTTCGGCACATTCCTCTATCTGATCGGCTTTGTCGGCGGGTTCGAGTTTATGCCGACACACGTCAACAAGGGCATCGCAGCAAGCCCGGCGACGGCGGCTTTGGTCGACCTTGCCCTGATTGCCTTGTTCGGCATCCAGCATTCGGTAATGGCACGACCCGGGTTCAAGGCAGGATGGACAAGGATCATCCCGGCCCCGCTGGAACGCAGCCTCTATTGCCTTGCGACGGTGGTCGTACTCGTCCTGATATTCGCTTTCTGGCACCCGATCGCCGGGACGGTGTGGTCGATCACCAATGAGACCGGGCGGATGATCATGTTCGCCCTGTTCTTCCTTGGCTGGGGCGTGCTGTTCATCTCGACCTGGCTGCTCAACCATTTCGAACTCTTCGGCTTGCAGCAGGCGTGGCAGAACATGATGGGCACGCATGCCAGCCCGCCGCGGATGCGCACGCCCCTTTTTTACAAGATGGTGCGGCACCCGCTCTACACCGGGTTCTTCATCGCCTTCTGGGCGACGCCCGACATGACTTTCGGACACCTGCTGTTTGCGGTGGCGATGACGATCTACATCCTGATCGGCATCGCTCACGAAGAGCGCGATCTCGTCGATGTTTTCGGCGAGGATTACATTGCCTACCGCCGGACGGTCGGAGCCTTCATTCCCGGGATCGGCAAGAAGGCCTGA
- a CDS encoding heavy-metal-associated domain-containing protein — MDHAISLQPALRRPILAILGIALLCALALAVVAQVGGDRGIAPVAASRDIQVSGIEVDETAKTGSEAREKAWAEAAQLAWAKIKGPKLPDSQVSGLVSSIVIERERLGPHRYIATLGVIFDRTRASRYLGSEGEAVRSAPMLLLPVTISSGTATMYEQRTPWQRAWAEFQAGSSRIDYVRPTGAGGDSLLLTYGQTGRRSRIWWRGVLDQFGAADVLVPIAKLRYTYPGGPVEGTFTARMGPDNEFLETFKLKAANPDKLPEMLGQAVVRFDKIYEQALADGKLKPDPTLNLGSPDLDPAIQRLVELGRALLAQDRAAAEPRQSDQATSESGDAITAAPIRTPPPEGSVALYTVQVATPDAAAFDGAISAIRGTSGVRSAGVRSTAIGGTSVVTVSYSGSISELADALRARGFTVRQGSAALAISR; from the coding sequence ATGGACCACGCCATTTCCCTCCAGCCCGCCCTGCGCCGCCCGATTCTCGCCATTCTCGGGATCGCCTTGCTGTGCGCGCTTGCCCTTGCGGTAGTCGCGCAGGTTGGCGGCGATCGCGGCATTGCGCCCGTTGCTGCGTCGCGCGACATCCAAGTTTCGGGCATCGAGGTGGACGAGACGGCCAAGACCGGCTCGGAAGCGCGCGAAAAGGCCTGGGCGGAGGCGGCACAGCTGGCATGGGCCAAGATCAAGGGTCCCAAGCTCCCCGATTCGCAGGTCTCCGGCCTCGTCTCTTCCATAGTGATCGAGCGCGAGCGGCTCGGCCCACATCGCTATATCGCCACGCTCGGCGTCATTTTCGACCGCACCCGGGCCAGCCGCTACCTCGGCAGCGAGGGCGAGGCGGTACGTTCCGCTCCGATGCTGCTGCTTCCGGTGACGATCTCGTCGGGCACGGCAACCATGTACGAGCAGCGCACCCCCTGGCAGCGCGCCTGGGCGGAGTTCCAGGCCGGATCGAGTCGCATCGACTATGTCCGCCCGACCGGTGCAGGCGGGGATTCGCTGCTGCTTACTTACGGCCAGACAGGGCGGCGCAGCCGTATCTGGTGGCGCGGGGTACTCGACCAGTTTGGAGCCGCAGACGTTCTCGTGCCCATCGCCAAGCTGCGCTACACCTATCCCGGCGGACCCGTCGAAGGCACGTTCACCGCGCGCATGGGTCCGGACAACGAGTTCCTCGAGACCTTCAAGCTCAAGGCAGCCAATCCAGACAAGCTTCCCGAAATGCTCGGTCAAGCCGTCGTCCGCTTCGACAAGATTTACGAACAGGCGCTGGCCGACGGGAAGCTCAAGCCCGATCCGACTCTGAACCTCGGCTCGCCCGACCTTGATCCGGCGATCCAGCGCCTCGTCGAACTCGGTCGCGCCCTGCTGGCGCAGGACCGTGCCGCCGCTGAGCCGCGCCAGTCCGACCAGGCCACCAGCGAAAGCGGCGATGCCATCACTGCCGCGCCGATCCGCACGCCCCCGCCCGAGGGATCGGTGGCGCTCTACACCGTGCAGGTTGCGACGCCGGATGCAGCGGCGTTCGACGGCGCGATCTCGGCAATCCGCGGTACTTCGGGTGTTCGCAGCGCCGGTGTGCGCAGCACCGCCATCGGTGGTACCTCTGTGGTCACGGTCAGCTACTCCGGCTCGATCTCCGAGCTGGCCGACGCGCTACGGGCGCGCGGCTTCACCGTCCGCCAGGGCAGCGCTGCGCTCGCCATCAGCCGCTGA
- a CDS encoding DUF2794 domain-containing protein codes for MNYLGDTVIAFPGRQPLQIGFTREELTRILDLYGRMVAAGQWRDYAMDFAKDAASFAAFRRTAERPQARIEKRPALRGKQGMWTLFGEHGQVLKRGHELAGVIAPVERRLMKAVDD; via the coding sequence ATGAACTACCTCGGTGACACCGTCATCGCATTTCCCGGTCGGCAACCGCTGCAGATCGGCTTCACTCGCGAGGAACTGACCCGCATCCTCGATCTCTATGGGCGCATGGTCGCTGCCGGACAGTGGCGCGATTACGCGATGGACTTCGCGAAGGACGCAGCCAGCTTTGCTGCTTTCCGCCGCACCGCCGAACGCCCGCAGGCGCGGATCGAGAAACGTCCCGCACTGCGCGGCAAGCAGGGCATGTGGACGCTGTTCGGAGAACATGGGCAGGTGCTCAAGCGTGGCCATGAACTGGCCGGCGTTATTGCACCTGTAGAACGACGCCTGATGAAGGCCGTCGACGACTAG
- a CDS encoding ATPase, translating into MSQIALPLSLSGSGEAGVIVVGSGNRAVADALAAPETWPYRTAVLMGPSRSGKSLMARWFEKSGLGDAIDGADGLPQDEIFHRWNRAQESGTPLLLVVNGERWDITLPDLASRMGAALQLEIQPPDDEMAADLMLALAAQRGLALGEGAPAYLVPRMERSYAAIERVVGEIDRLSLERMAPATLSIWRDALEAVQGPEQGRLL; encoded by the coding sequence ATGTCGCAGATTGCACTCCCGCTTTCGCTGTCCGGCTCGGGCGAGGCCGGCGTCATCGTCGTCGGTTCCGGCAACCGGGCGGTTGCAGATGCGCTCGCCGCACCCGAGACGTGGCCATATCGGACCGCGGTGCTCATGGGACCATCGCGCTCGGGCAAATCGCTGATGGCGAGATGGTTTGAGAAGTCGGGACTGGGCGATGCCATCGACGGCGCCGACGGGCTGCCGCAGGACGAGATATTCCACCGCTGGAACCGCGCGCAGGAAAGCGGCACGCCGCTGTTGCTGGTCGTGAACGGTGAGCGGTGGGACATAACCCTGCCCGACCTCGCCAGCCGCATGGGCGCAGCGCTGCAACTCGAAATCCAGCCACCCGATGACGAGATGGCCGCCGACCTCATGCTCGCCCTCGCTGCCCAGCGCGGCCTTGCGCTGGGCGAGGGCGCGCCCGCCTATCTCGTTCCACGGATGGAGCGCAGCTATGCGGCAATCGAACGCGTGGTTGGCGAAATCGACCGGCTGAGCCTTGAACGCATGGCTCCCGCAACCCTATCTATCTGGCGGGACGCGCTCGAAGCGGTGCAGGGCCCGGAGCAGGGTCGCTTGCTTTAA
- the ndk gene encoding nucleoside-diphosphate kinase, producing the protein MAVTRTFSIIKPDATRRNLTGAVTKMLEDAGLRVVASKRIHMTREQAEGFYAVHSERPFFGELCDFMMSEPVVVQVLEGEDAVTRNRDIMGATNPADAAEGTIRKAYALSIGENTVHGSDSEENAKIEIDFFFKPEEIVG; encoded by the coding sequence ATGGCGGTCACCCGCACCTTTTCGATCATCAAGCCCGACGCCACCCGCCGCAACCTGACCGGTGCGGTTACGAAGATGCTGGAAGATGCCGGCCTGCGCGTCGTCGCATCGAAGCGCATCCACATGACCCGCGAACAGGCCGAAGGCTTCTACGCCGTCCACAGCGAGCGTCCCTTCTTCGGCGAACTGTGCGACTTCATGATGAGCGAGCCCGTCGTTGTGCAGGTTCTCGAAGGTGAAGACGCCGTGACCCGCAACCGCGACATCATGGGCGCAACCAACCCGGCCGACGCCGCCGAGGGCACCATCCGCAAGGCCTATGCCCTGTCGATCGGCGAGAACACCGTCCACGGTTCGGACAGCGAAGAGAACGCCAAGATCGAGATCGACTTCTTCTTCAAGCCCGAAGAAATCGTCGGCTGA
- a CDS encoding sulfotransferase family protein encodes MNAPPRPHPFARSKAAMWAGRAVKAIWDRGLTEKPPLEPDYLWSIGAKGFNKSDEVSLRSDAEVADFRERLERLCQALRAEAQLNPLGHTMAYGQLTSAIRKRHAMGRFWADSPELASAEIAPPIIVVGQMRAGTTRVHRLLAADPRNCGTRFCNSHDPVPRTPDLRPLKSTLGLAIARKINPWLDMLHPFGATRVDEEIGWLSGALDACAFEAQWRIPSYVAFSEARDASAIYAEFARILRTDAAIMGDGGRPRVLKCPQFAEDLPALLHRFPDARVVVTRRCGDAVLRSSVSMVASQMAFQTDHADLDALETEWRRKLALREERMSAALAGFCGPVAHVDFDQLGADWRAAMRHLHMDLGLDLPEASLDAMALEHERSASDPHHAHRSQIESFA; translated from the coding sequence GTGAACGCACCGCCGCGCCCGCATCCCTTCGCCCGCTCGAAGGCTGCCATGTGGGCAGGCCGCGCGGTCAAGGCGATCTGGGACCGCGGCCTTACCGAGAAGCCGCCGCTCGAGCCCGACTACCTCTGGTCGATCGGTGCCAAGGGATTCAATAAAAGTGATGAAGTCTCGCTCCGCAGCGATGCCGAGGTGGCCGATTTTCGCGAGCGACTGGAGCGACTCTGCCAGGCGTTGCGGGCAGAGGCGCAGCTCAATCCCCTCGGCCACACCATGGCATATGGCCAGCTGACTTCGGCCATCCGCAAGCGCCATGCGATGGGGCGCTTCTGGGCCGATTCCCCCGAACTCGCCTCTGCGGAGATTGCCCCTCCGATCATAGTGGTTGGCCAGATGCGCGCCGGGACGACACGCGTCCACCGCCTGCTCGCCGCCGATCCGCGCAATTGCGGCACGCGTTTCTGCAACAGTCACGATCCCGTGCCCCGCACACCGGACCTGCGTCCGCTCAAAAGCACTCTGGGCCTTGCGATCGCGAGGAAGATCAATCCCTGGCTCGACATGCTCCACCCCTTCGGCGCGACGCGTGTTGACGAGGAGATCGGCTGGCTTTCCGGCGCGCTCGACGCGTGCGCGTTCGAGGCGCAGTGGCGGATCCCCTCCTATGTCGCCTTCAGCGAGGCACGGGACGCAAGCGCGATCTATGCCGAGTTCGCCCGCATCCTGCGCACCGATGCTGCCATCATGGGTGATGGCGGGCGCCCCCGCGTCCTCAAGTGCCCGCAGTTTGCCGAGGACCTGCCAGCACTGCTTCATCGCTTCCCCGATGCACGGGTGGTCGTGACCCGGCGTTGCGGCGATGCAGTCCTGCGCAGCTCGGTATCGATGGTCGCCAGCCAGATGGCGTTCCAGACCGATCATGCCGATCTGGACGCACTTGAGACCGAATGGCGGCGCAAGCTGGCACTGCGCGAAGAACGGATGAGCGCAGCACTCGCAGGATTTTGCGGCCCGGTGGCTCACGTCGATTTCGACCAGTTGGGTGCCGACTGGCGCGCCGCCATGCGGCACCTCCACATGGACCTCGGCCTCGACCTGCCCGAAGCGTCGCTAGATGCAATGGCGCTGGAGCACGAACGATCCGCGAGCGACCCGCATCATGCACATCGCTCGCAGATCGAGAGTTTCGCCTGA
- a CDS encoding leucyl aminopeptidase, which produces MHIQFSQTRPQSARLLAHVVDKGKLPSDIEKSISEGAAAARFKGNAGQLFEGFVERDGNVVHLALVGAGDKSDEGRQANLEKAGAALTAKYQCSGYGELLLDLAGSGLSASDTAAVLLGLRLRNWRYDIYRTKMKDEQKVTLETVTVVNAPEGAEAAWAEMSHLAAGVEFTRELVTEPANIIYPESFVERCRKRFEGTGAELIVLDEYQMEQLGMGSLLGVGLGSEKESRILAIRWNGGKPGEAPTAFVGKGVTFDTGGISLKPGPGMWDMKWDMGGAGAVAGAMLAIVGRKAKANVVGVMGLVENMPDGKAQRPGDVVTSMSGQTIEVLNTDAEGRLVLADALHWTQEEFQPARVIDFATLTGAMIIALGHEHGGLFSNNDKLAKDLTEAGLATGDKLWRMPLGPAYDKLIDSPIADMKNIGDKGAGSITAAQFLQRFIADDTAWAHCDIAGMVWSDKPGQTWAKGATGYGVRLMDRLIADTAEK; this is translated from the coding sequence ATGCACATCCAGTTCAGCCAGACCCGTCCGCAATCGGCGCGCCTTCTTGCGCATGTCGTCGACAAGGGCAAGCTGCCATCGGATATAGAAAAATCGATCAGCGAAGGTGCCGCCGCAGCCCGCTTCAAGGGCAATGCAGGACAGCTCTTCGAAGGCTTCGTCGAACGTGACGGCAATGTCGTCCACCTCGCGCTGGTGGGCGCCGGCGACAAGAGCGACGAGGGCCGTCAGGCGAATCTGGAAAAGGCCGGCGCAGCGCTGACCGCCAAATACCAGTGCAGCGGTTACGGCGAGCTGCTGCTCGACCTTGCGGGCAGCGGCCTTTCGGCAAGCGATACTGCGGCGGTCCTCCTCGGACTGCGCCTGCGCAACTGGCGTTACGACATCTACCGCACCAAGATGAAGGACGAGCAGAAGGTCACGCTCGAAACCGTCACCGTGGTCAATGCGCCCGAGGGTGCCGAAGCAGCCTGGGCGGAAATGTCCCACCTCGCGGCCGGTGTGGAATTTACTCGCGAACTCGTCACCGAGCCCGCCAACATCATCTACCCCGAAAGCTTCGTCGAACGGTGCCGCAAGCGGTTCGAAGGCACGGGTGCGGAGCTGATCGTGCTCGACGAATACCAGATGGAACAGCTCGGCATGGGCTCGCTCCTCGGTGTTGGCCTCGGCTCGGAGAAGGAATCGCGCATCCTCGCGATCCGCTGGAACGGCGGCAAGCCGGGTGAGGCGCCGACCGCGTTCGTGGGCAAGGGCGTCACCTTCGACACCGGCGGCATCAGCCTGAAGCCGGGGCCGGGCATGTGGGACATGAAGTGGGACATGGGCGGCGCAGGTGCCGTGGCTGGTGCCATGCTCGCCATCGTCGGGCGCAAGGCCAAGGCCAATGTCGTCGGCGTGATGGGCCTCGTCGAGAACATGCCCGACGGCAAGGCGCAGCGTCCCGGCGACGTCGTGACGTCCATGTCCGGGCAGACGATCGAGGTGCTCAACACCGACGCCGAAGGGCGCCTGGTCCTTGCCGATGCGCTGCACTGGACGCAGGAAGAGTTCCAGCCCGCGCGCGTCATCGACTTCGCCACGCTGACCGGCGCGATGATCATCGCGCTCGGCCATGAACATGGCGGCCTGTTCTCGAACAACGACAAGCTGGCAAAGGACCTGACCGAAGCGGGTCTCGCGACGGGTGACAAGCTGTGGCGGATGCCGCTTGGACCGGCCTATGACAAGCTGATCGATAGCCCGATCGCCGACATGAAGAACATCGGCGACAAGGGCGCCGGGTCGATTACCGCAGCCCAGTTCCTCCAGCGCTTCATCGCCGACGATACGGCTTGGGCGCACTGCGACATCGCGGGCATGGTCTGGTCGGACAAGCCGGGGCAGACCTGGGCCAAGGGCGCGACCGGCTATGGCGTGCGCCTTATGGACCGGCTGATCGCCGACACGGCCGAGAAGTAA